One Rhodothermus bifroesti DNA window includes the following coding sequences:
- the cmk gene encoding (d)CMP kinase: MIVAIDGPAGAGKTTTARRLAARLGYPYLDTGALYRALALALLRQDPTLNRARASEVLTTIQLEVVWDGTQVRLWLNGEEVTEAIRAPEVSRAASLISAWPEVRARLLEEQRRIGRTWAQRYGGVVLDGRDIGTVVFPEAEVKVFLVADPHERARRRQQELAARGQRLPLEVVLREVLERDARDQERALAPLRKAEDAVELDTTALTIEEQVQRVYELVRERQRRLHV; this comes from the coding sequence GTGATTGTGGCCATCGATGGGCCGGCGGGCGCTGGTAAAACCACAACCGCCCGTCGGCTGGCAGCGCGTTTGGGTTATCCCTATTTGGATACCGGGGCCTTGTACCGGGCCCTAGCCCTGGCCTTGCTGCGCCAGGATCCAACGCTGAATAGAGCGCGCGCGTCTGAGGTGCTCACGACAATCCAACTCGAGGTGGTATGGGACGGTACGCAGGTACGCCTTTGGCTAAACGGTGAGGAAGTGACGGAAGCCATTCGTGCTCCTGAAGTCAGCCGTGCAGCTAGCCTAATTAGCGCCTGGCCTGAGGTGCGCGCGCGTCTGCTTGAAGAGCAGCGACGCATTGGCCGCACTTGGGCGCAGCGTTACGGCGGCGTGGTGCTGGACGGAAGGGATATTGGCACGGTGGTGTTCCCTGAAGCAGAAGTGAAAGTTTTTTTGGTAGCTGATCCCCACGAGCGAGCGCGGCGACGCCAACAAGAGCTGGCCGCGCGTGGCCAGCGCTTACCGCTTGAGGTCGTGCTCCGCGAGGTACTAGAGCGAGATGCACGCGACCAGGAACGGGCACTGGCTCCGCTGCGCAAAGCTGAAGATGCCGTCGAGCTGGATACCACGGCACTAACAATTGAAGAGCAAGTGCAGCGCGTTTATGAACTCGTACGGGAACGCCAGCGCCGCTTGCACGTTTAG
- the rpsA gene encoding 30S ribosomal protein S1, which translates to MAEEQKQATEVSETSVPETTEPVHAAAEASEEATPEAPQAEVQAAATAPAVTGYRGEVKGRVVKLEELQQLQQGREVDPFHEQLRQQIEQSFSAVQEGQIVKGRILSVGEKEVIIDIGFKSSGIVPLNEFGTAEIKPGDEVEVYIEKLEDAQGQLLLSKTKADRLRRWQRVEQAYYNEEIIEGTILRRIKGGMIAEIFDGLEAFLPGSQVDVRPVRDFDAYVGKRMEFKIVKINPANENVVISHKALVEKELQKQREEILSKMEPGQVLEGTVKNITDFGVFIDLGGVDGLLHITDLSWGRVSHPSELVQLGQKLNVVVLDYDKERQRISLGLKQLLPHPWENIDEKYKEGDVVEGKVVSITEYGAFVELEKGIEGLVHISEMSWTDHVRHPGQKVSLGQLVKVKILNIDRENRKISLGMKQLEPNPWEGIAKRYPPGTILRGKVRNITNFGVFVEIEPGIDGLVHISDLSWTRRIQHPNEVVKKGQELDVVVLEIDEANQRISLGHKQIQTNPWNDFALVYAEGTDHTAKVVRHEEGGLVVELPLGVEAFVPASELKQSKNFQEFYKPGQELALRVIRFDASQKEIVLSELAKQRAEEEARRAEEEQRRREERKQQEQAVREYQRKATTGPTTLAELSGLEDLKAQLEAAEKAAQEVKPDAAETPEEHAENDKKTET; encoded by the coding sequence ATGGCAGAAGAGCAGAAGCAAGCAACCGAGGTCTCTGAGACCAGCGTGCCCGAGACGACAGAACCCGTTCACGCAGCCGCCGAGGCGTCCGAAGAAGCAACCCCCGAAGCTCCTCAAGCTGAAGTTCAGGCAGCTGCTACAGCTCCTGCAGTGACGGGCTACCGGGGTGAGGTAAAAGGTCGGGTGGTAAAGCTAGAGGAGCTGCAACAGCTGCAGCAGGGCCGTGAAGTAGATCCCTTCCATGAACAACTGCGCCAGCAGATCGAGCAAAGCTTCTCGGCTGTTCAGGAAGGGCAAATCGTTAAAGGACGTATCCTTTCGGTGGGCGAGAAAGAAGTGATCATCGACATCGGCTTTAAAAGTTCGGGCATTGTGCCCCTTAACGAGTTCGGCACGGCTGAAATTAAGCCAGGTGACGAGGTTGAGGTCTACATCGAAAAATTAGAAGATGCACAGGGGCAGCTCTTGCTCTCGAAGACGAAAGCCGATCGACTTCGCCGCTGGCAGCGTGTTGAGCAGGCCTATTATAACGAAGAGATCATCGAAGGCACCATCTTGCGCCGCATTAAGGGCGGCATGATTGCGGAAATCTTCGATGGCTTAGAGGCCTTTCTGCCTGGCTCACAAGTCGACGTGCGCCCGGTGCGCGACTTTGATGCCTACGTCGGCAAGCGCATGGAATTCAAGATTGTCAAAATCAATCCAGCCAACGAAAACGTGGTTATTTCGCACAAGGCGCTTGTCGAAAAAGAACTGCAAAAGCAGCGGGAGGAGATCCTCTCTAAGATGGAGCCTGGCCAGGTGCTCGAAGGCACTGTCAAGAACATCACTGACTTTGGCGTCTTTATTGATCTAGGAGGGGTGGATGGCCTGCTGCACATCACAGACCTGTCATGGGGACGGGTGTCGCATCCCTCAGAACTGGTGCAGCTTGGCCAAAAACTCAATGTGGTCGTGCTCGACTACGACAAAGAACGCCAGCGCATTTCCTTGGGCCTGAAGCAGCTCCTGCCGCATCCTTGGGAGAATATCGACGAGAAGTACAAGGAAGGCGATGTGGTCGAAGGCAAAGTGGTTTCGATCACAGAATACGGTGCCTTTGTGGAGCTGGAAAAGGGGATTGAGGGCTTGGTGCATATTTCTGAGATGAGCTGGACCGACCACGTCCGCCATCCAGGCCAGAAGGTATCGCTAGGACAGCTGGTTAAAGTAAAAATCCTCAACATCGACCGTGAGAACCGCAAGATTTCGCTGGGCATGAAGCAGCTGGAGCCCAATCCGTGGGAAGGGATTGCCAAGCGGTATCCACCAGGTACGATCCTCCGCGGCAAAGTGCGCAACATTACCAACTTTGGCGTCTTTGTCGAAATCGAGCCGGGTATTGATGGCTTGGTGCACATCAGCGACCTATCCTGGACGCGGCGCATCCAGCACCCCAACGAGGTGGTGAAAAAGGGCCAAGAACTGGACGTAGTGGTGCTGGAGATTGACGAAGCGAATCAACGCATCTCGCTGGGCCACAAGCAGATCCAAACCAACCCGTGGAACGACTTTGCTTTGGTCTATGCGGAAGGCACTGACCACACGGCGAAAGTTGTGCGTCATGAGGAAGGCGGACTGGTTGTCGAGTTGCCCTTGGGGGTTGAAGCGTTTGTGCCCGCCAGCGAGCTTAAGCAAAGCAAAAACTTTCAGGAATTCTACAAGCCTGGTCAAGAACTTGCTCTCCGGGTGATTCGCTTCGACGCGTCGCAAAAAGAAATTGTGCTGAGCGAACTGGCTAAACAACGGGCCGAAGAAGAAGCACGCCGTGCCGAAGAAGAACAGCGGCGACGCGAGGAACGCAAACAGCAAGAGCAGGCTGTGCGGGAGTATCAACGTAAAGCCACGACAGGGCCAACAACCCTGGCTGAATTAAGCGGCCTGGAGGACCTGAAGGCGCAACTTGAAGCTGCCGAAAAAGCAGCGCAGGAAGTAAAGCCAGACGCTGCGGAAACCCCTGAGGAGCACGCAGAGAACGATAAGAAAACGGAGACCTGA
- a CDS encoding T9SS type A sorting domain-containing protein, protein MPPDLNNPPPEDTLSEPVITIRLLANPSAQRLQDLEVPMAQRRPFEFLVQAEQEGQPLAGAPVSVEGPFAADEIPSSEALLFLNNPQQTDALGFYSFYWIPPSRAWFEGKSLPYRFRFRVHVGDRWEDVTVQVSNLIIQGQVLQRHAGAKLQQDPDRDGLLPVANVEVSLEPDFPAERSVRTDLNGRFELGVSEPGSYTVYARRQELWPDNFPKWSRTQGRVRITESGPVPDTLRLILAELPVGAMRQRWIPAIAFDMESVRDTLQHLRIIPELQAFLWQIAEQDSTGALDEEAVRRLQQAVFAAYDLFQGAHDLATCGTTAIWDGSLGIILEIVKTVIEKTKLLENISRNIRSKLPVDWKQSPDPKIRQLGRTLEALEDIKTKFAHLLKNIESWSKKMSLDLKEGMKTAAVKGEIKTLFTMNFLVEKAFDPLSQLTSYVANLAEKTKLDDLTKDLAFSQTLEQTGINRLLASLNDTIKDLLKRGQLDDLRATVATTLHQEIGLAQQRQFPAYPLSFYHARHASNGWLKLMREERSRRLGFCEGLLGFKEQVDAALEALNVAMVGLAVATSGALAAWVVATDAVSKVVGLALNAAMVRTGIEVMTAIQPEGSYGRLGIAAMRKAFSLKVPVLAMRVHSPVRLMVVDALGRRVGADATGQIYNEIPGAGYWPASDSLQETVVLPADIGPFQTILHGTGSGAFALDLVQLDTLGNETLLRRWEGQATPQDRWQLVVATPEQAVATGTLQSLPAPTALFVQQNGQSRDTILVPLTVSVPLEAVFQYDTTLTLPATAVQWAVSDTLAAIETTAQPSQASVIGLYPGSTTLTVQSGALTRQVVLEVIGLKAAITLGRRILSAPDTASVQVQVDAHGVALPEQLALRVFTPAGRYQMPVLLDDLGRATVRWHVPDSLAGRSGPGLMELIGVTASDTVSLAWATFVLATATEVPEVLEAEAVQDGAVVARLRVARTLLAGALQPEILLAVEDSLPAPLPPGFVAIGPVIGWSFWDQAQGTAVAPSAAYRLQLWSGAYQGTPVAFYWNGPSWEVLEVEPVSGSWEATLESAGGVILLARQEQVVPVEKTELPEQVVLEAYPNPFGARMQIRMGVPRPGPVRLTLYDVLGREVLCLYEGEQAAGWHNQAWDVSQLASGLYLLVLEGEGFRTTKTMVKVR, encoded by the coding sequence TTGCCTCCTGATCTGAACAATCCGCCCCCTGAAGACACGCTGTCGGAGCCTGTTATTACGATTCGCTTGTTAGCCAATCCTTCAGCACAGCGGCTTCAGGACTTAGAGGTGCCTATGGCTCAGCGGCGGCCTTTTGAGTTTCTTGTACAAGCGGAGCAAGAGGGTCAGCCACTGGCCGGTGCACCGGTAAGTGTTGAGGGACCGTTTGCTGCTGATGAGATCCCTTCCAGTGAAGCCCTGCTTTTCCTAAATAATCCGCAGCAGACAGATGCTTTAGGCTTCTACAGTTTTTATTGGATTCCCCCCTCCAGGGCTTGGTTTGAAGGCAAGTCGCTGCCCTATCGTTTCCGATTCCGCGTGCACGTTGGGGATAGGTGGGAAGACGTAACGGTGCAGGTCTCTAACCTCATCATTCAAGGCCAAGTCTTGCAGCGCCATGCCGGTGCCAAGCTGCAGCAGGATCCCGACCGGGACGGGTTGCTTCCTGTTGCCAACGTGGAGGTTAGTTTGGAGCCCGACTTTCCGGCTGAACGTAGCGTACGTACAGACCTCAATGGCCGCTTTGAGCTTGGGGTATCGGAACCAGGGAGCTACACGGTCTACGCTCGGCGCCAAGAATTATGGCCCGACAACTTTCCAAAGTGGAGCCGCACCCAGGGCCGCGTTCGCATTACTGAAAGTGGGCCTGTGCCCGATACACTTCGCCTTATCTTAGCCGAGCTGCCGGTAGGCGCCATGCGTCAAAGATGGATTCCAGCGATCGCTTTCGACATGGAATCCGTGCGGGACACGCTGCAGCACCTGCGCATTATACCTGAACTTCAGGCTTTTCTTTGGCAGATTGCAGAGCAAGATAGTACCGGAGCACTCGATGAGGAGGCCGTGCGCCGCTTGCAACAGGCTGTTTTTGCTGCATACGATCTATTTCAAGGCGCACATGACCTGGCTACCTGTGGCACGACAGCCATTTGGGATGGCTCCCTAGGGATTATCCTTGAAATCGTTAAAACCGTAATAGAAAAAACAAAGCTGCTCGAAAACATTAGCCGCAACATTCGAAGCAAACTGCCTGTCGATTGGAAGCAATCCCCAGATCCTAAAATCCGACAACTAGGACGCACGCTAGAAGCACTTGAAGACATCAAGACAAAGTTTGCCCATCTGCTAAAGAATATTGAAAGCTGGTCTAAAAAAATGTCTCTAGACCTAAAAGAAGGGATGAAAACCGCAGCAGTGAAAGGAGAGATCAAGACATTATTTACTATGAATTTCTTGGTAGAAAAAGCTTTTGATCCTCTTAGTCAATTGACCAGTTATGTGGCTAATCTAGCCGAGAAGACAAAGCTAGATGATCTGACCAAAGATCTTGCCTTTTCTCAAACATTAGAGCAGACCGGCATAAACCGTCTGTTGGCTTCACTGAACGACACCATTAAAGATTTGCTTAAAAGAGGACAATTAGATGATCTGCGGGCAACGGTAGCCACAACGCTTCATCAAGAGATTGGACTAGCGCAGCAGCGGCAGTTCCCCGCCTATCCCCTTAGTTTCTACCATGCGCGACATGCTAGTAATGGCTGGCTGAAGCTGATGCGAGAAGAGCGTAGCCGCCGCTTGGGGTTCTGTGAAGGACTGCTTGGCTTTAAGGAGCAGGTCGATGCAGCTTTAGAAGCGTTGAATGTGGCTATGGTTGGGCTGGCTGTGGCCACTTCGGGCGCCTTGGCCGCCTGGGTTGTGGCTACAGATGCGGTTTCGAAAGTGGTTGGGCTGGCTTTGAATGCCGCCATGGTTCGCACAGGTATTGAGGTCATGACGGCTATTCAGCCAGAAGGTAGCTACGGACGCTTAGGCATCGCGGCCATGCGGAAGGCCTTTTCACTGAAAGTGCCGGTCCTCGCAATGCGTGTTCACTCTCCAGTGCGGCTTATGGTGGTAGATGCTTTAGGTCGTCGCGTAGGTGCTGACGCAACGGGTCAAATCTATAATGAAATTCCTGGTGCTGGCTACTGGCCTGCCAGTGATTCTCTTCAGGAAACCGTTGTGCTGCCTGCCGATATTGGTCCGTTCCAAACGATTCTGCACGGCACTGGGAGTGGAGCCTTTGCACTAGACCTAGTGCAGCTAGACACGCTGGGCAACGAAACGCTACTTCGTCGCTGGGAAGGTCAAGCTACACCGCAGGACCGTTGGCAACTGGTTGTAGCAACCCCTGAGCAGGCTGTTGCTACCGGAACGCTCCAAAGCCTACCAGCGCCAACAGCCCTGTTTGTCCAGCAGAATGGCCAGTCTCGAGATACGATTCTGGTTCCTTTAACGGTCAGTGTACCGCTAGAGGCCGTTTTTCAGTACGATACAACGCTGACGTTACCTGCTACGGCTGTTCAGTGGGCGGTAAGTGACACGCTCGCCGCTATTGAAACGACAGCACAGCCTTCTCAAGCGTCGGTCATCGGCCTATATCCAGGCAGCACGACGCTTACCGTACAGTCTGGCGCGCTCACGCGTCAAGTCGTATTAGAGGTTATTGGACTAAAGGCAGCAATTACGCTTGGGCGTAGGATACTTTCAGCGCCAGATACCGCGTCGGTTCAAGTGCAGGTAGATGCCCATGGGGTTGCGCTGCCCGAACAATTGGCTTTGAGGGTATTTACCCCTGCGGGACGCTACCAAATGCCCGTATTGCTAGACGACTTAGGTCGGGCCACGGTGCGTTGGCACGTGCCCGACAGCTTGGCCGGTCGGAGCGGTCCTGGGTTGATGGAGCTTATTGGAGTAACTGCGAGCGATACGGTCAGCCTTGCATGGGCAACGTTTGTGCTGGCAACAGCTACCGAGGTACCTGAAGTGCTAGAAGCCGAAGCTGTGCAAGACGGTGCTGTGGTGGCGCGTCTTCGGGTGGCACGGACGCTCCTAGCTGGAGCGCTGCAGCCTGAAATATTGCTTGCGGTTGAAGATTCGCTGCCGGCACCGCTACCCCCAGGTTTTGTGGCTATTGGACCCGTGATTGGCTGGAGCTTCTGGGATCAGGCCCAGGGTACAGCCGTGGCGCCTTCTGCTGCCTATCGTTTGCAGTTGTGGAGCGGCGCCTATCAAGGCACTCCGGTAGCCTTTTACTGGAATGGCCCCAGCTGGGAAGTGTTAGAAGTCGAGCCCGTCTCTGGATCTTGGGAAGCCACGCTGGAAAGTGCTGGTGGCGTGATTTTGCTAGCCCGTCAGGAACAGGTTGTGCCGGTCGAAAAAACTGAATTGCCTGAGCAGGTGGTGCTAGAGGCTTATCCGAATCCCTTTGGTGCTAGGATGCAGATTCGCATGGGTGTTCCGCGGCCAGGTCCTGTGCGGTTAACCTTGTACGACGTGCTGGGGCGTGAAGTACTTTGTCTCTACGAAGGTGAGCAAGCGGCAGGCTGGCATAATCAAGCTTGGGATGTTTCCCAACTGGCCAGTGGATTGTATTTGCTCGTGCTTGAGGGTGA
- a CDS encoding TrmH family RNA methyltransferase, with protein MRKLLHHEIPRPDPDALRQLPRHPIVVVLDNIRSIYNVGAIFRTADAARIAHVYLTGITGTPEHRQLHKTALGAEYTVPWTYVHDPTVLVENLRQQGYCIAVLELTDSPTYTHQVPDDVFPLALIVGHELYGVQPALVEKADLALEIPQFGSKQSLNVAVAFGIAVFDLVRHYRRLQGDPLFNPAPRLPDGAAARTPPSQ; from the coding sequence ATGCGTAAGTTGTTGCACCATGAAATCCCGCGTCCAGATCCGGACGCGCTGCGTCAGCTGCCTCGACATCCCATTGTAGTTGTACTGGACAACATTCGCTCCATATACAACGTCGGAGCTATTTTTCGCACAGCCGACGCGGCCCGCATTGCCCACGTATACCTCACCGGAATTACGGGCACGCCTGAGCATCGGCAACTGCACAAGACAGCCCTGGGAGCGGAATACACTGTACCGTGGACGTACGTGCACGACCCCACCGTGTTGGTGGAAAACCTGCGCCAGCAAGGCTACTGCATTGCCGTTTTGGAGCTAACGGATTCCCCCACCTACACGCATCAAGTGCCCGACGATGTGTTTCCACTGGCGCTCATCGTAGGGCATGAGCTTTACGGCGTCCAGCCGGCCTTGGTGGAAAAAGCGGACTTAGCTCTAGAAATACCCCAATTTGGCAGTAAGCAGTCACTCAATGTGGCCGTAGCTTTTGGCATTGCTGTTTTTGACTTGGTGCGTCATTATCGTCGCCTACAAGGGGATCCGCTCTTTAACCCAGCACCTCGGCTGCCCGACGGAGCCGCCGCACGCACGCCTCCTTCCCAATGA
- the gltX gene encoding glutamate--tRNA ligase yields METAVPSGSVRVRFAPSPTGFLHIGGLRTALYNFLFARKHGGQFILRIEDTDQERYVPGAEEDIIASLQWAGLTYDEGPNVGGPCAPYRQSERKALYRQYAEQLVASGHAYYAFDTPEELEEMRQRLQKSGNPSPKYDAITRMSMRNSLTLPAQEVERLLAEGTPYVIRLKVPRRETIRFYDLIRGWVAFESAEIDDQVLLKSDGMPTYHLANVVDDHLMGITHVIRGEEWLSSTPKHVLLYQYLGWEMPQMAHLPLILSPKGGKLSKRSADALGIPVLVRQYRELGYEPAALVNYLAFLGWNPGTEQEVFTLEELIEAFSLDRVRPSGVQFSLDKLQWYNQQFIRRLSVEELARKALPYLEKHGIKAEEAYVQRVAALMQERITFVEELATFCRFFYEDPMSYEPQGVQKYWKPHTAELVRVYAERLEQLNDFNAETAEEALRTLAEERGMKAAEIIHPTRLAISGLSFGPSLFAMMDVIGKEACVRRLRRAAEVLG; encoded by the coding sequence ATGGAAACAGCTGTGCCGAGCGGTTCTGTGCGCGTGCGGTTTGCCCCCAGCCCTACGGGGTTTTTGCATATTGGCGGCTTGCGTACAGCCCTATATAACTTTCTGTTTGCGCGCAAGCATGGGGGGCAATTCATTCTGCGCATTGAGGATACCGACCAGGAGCGCTATGTGCCTGGTGCCGAAGAAGACATCATCGCTTCGCTTCAGTGGGCTGGCCTAACCTATGACGAAGGCCCGAACGTAGGCGGTCCGTGTGCTCCGTATCGGCAGTCAGAGCGCAAAGCCCTTTATCGCCAGTACGCCGAGCAGCTTGTCGCCTCTGGCCATGCCTATTATGCGTTCGACACGCCCGAAGAGCTTGAGGAAATGCGGCAGCGGCTTCAAAAAAGCGGCAACCCATCCCCTAAGTATGATGCGATTACGCGCATGAGTATGCGTAATTCGCTCACGCTGCCAGCGCAGGAAGTGGAGCGCCTGTTGGCTGAGGGCACACCTTACGTCATTCGGCTTAAGGTACCGCGCCGTGAGACGATTCGCTTTTATGACCTGATTCGCGGTTGGGTCGCTTTCGAAAGCGCTGAGATTGACGACCAAGTCCTGCTCAAGTCGGACGGCATGCCTACCTACCACTTGGCAAATGTTGTCGATGACCATCTGATGGGTATTACGCATGTTATTCGAGGTGAAGAGTGGCTTTCGTCGACGCCTAAGCATGTCTTGCTGTACCAGTACTTAGGGTGGGAAATGCCCCAGATGGCCCACTTGCCCCTCATTTTAAGTCCTAAAGGCGGTAAACTTTCTAAGCGCAGTGCCGATGCCTTGGGTATTCCGGTGCTGGTGCGGCAATACCGGGAGTTGGGCTATGAACCCGCTGCACTAGTGAATTACTTGGCTTTTCTGGGCTGGAATCCTGGCACCGAGCAGGAAGTCTTTACGCTGGAGGAGTTGATTGAAGCTTTTTCGCTTGACCGCGTGCGGCCTTCTGGGGTTCAGTTTAGCTTAGACAAACTCCAGTGGTATAACCAGCAGTTTATTCGCCGTTTGTCGGTTGAAGAATTGGCCCGCAAGGCCCTTCCGTACTTGGAAAAGCACGGCATAAAAGCTGAAGAAGCATATGTGCAGCGGGTGGCAGCGCTCATGCAAGAGCGCATTACGTTTGTCGAAGAGCTAGCCACGTTTTGTCGCTTTTTCTATGAAGATCCGATGAGCTACGAGCCGCAGGGGGTGCAAAAGTACTGGAAGCCACACACCGCCGAATTGGTCCGGGTCTACGCAGAGCGATTGGAGCAGCTGAACGATTTTAATGCCGAAACCGCTGAAGAGGCGCTGCGAACGCTGGCCGAGGAGCGGGGCATGAAAGCGGCCGAAATCATTCATCCGACCCGACTAGCGATTAGTGGGTTATCGTTTGGACCGAGTCTGTTTGCTATGATGGACGTCATTGGGAAGGAGGCGTGCGTGCGGCGGCTCCGTCGGGCAGCCGAGGTGCTGGGTTAA
- a CDS encoding TrpB-like pyridoxal phosphate-dependent enzyme: MADTIKVLLPETEAPTHWYNLNADLPLLGVELPPVLHPGTKQPVGPADLAPLFPEALIAQEVSTERYIEIPEPVQAIYRLWRPTPLFRARRWEKALDTPARIYYKYEGVSPTGSHKPNTAVAQAYYNAQEGVRRLTTETGAGQWGSALSFACQAFGLECKVYMVRVSYEQKPYRRVLMQAWGAVVVPSPSNETEAGRRVLAEHPNSTGSLGIAISEAVEEAASRSDTKYALGSVLNHVLLHQTVIGQEVIRQLERAGADWPDVIVGCVGGGSNFAGFAFPFLAERVRTGRKTRIVAIEPAAAPSLTKGVYTYDFGDTARLTPLVKMYTLGHDFIPAPIHAGGLRYHGMSPQVSALYAAGLIEARSVPQNPVFAAALSFARSEGIVPAPEAGHAVWGAMQEALAAREAGEARTIVFNLCGHGHFDLSAYEAFLSGKLEDFEYPEEAVRKSLEALPQI; this comes from the coding sequence ATGGCCGACACCATCAAAGTGTTGCTTCCCGAGACAGAAGCACCTACGCACTGGTATAACCTCAATGCTGATTTGCCGCTGCTGGGCGTAGAGTTGCCGCCTGTACTGCACCCAGGAACGAAACAACCTGTTGGGCCTGCTGATCTGGCACCGCTTTTCCCAGAAGCACTTATCGCACAAGAAGTCAGTACCGAACGCTATATCGAAATCCCTGAGCCGGTGCAAGCTATTTATCGTTTGTGGCGCCCAACGCCTCTGTTTCGTGCGCGCCGTTGGGAAAAAGCGCTGGATACGCCTGCGCGGATTTACTACAAGTACGAAGGGGTCAGTCCTACAGGTAGCCACAAGCCTAATACGGCCGTTGCGCAAGCGTACTACAACGCTCAGGAGGGGGTGCGACGGCTTACAACGGAAACGGGCGCCGGCCAGTGGGGTAGTGCGCTCAGTTTTGCCTGCCAGGCCTTTGGACTGGAGTGCAAAGTATACATGGTGCGGGTGAGTTACGAGCAGAAGCCCTATCGTCGTGTGCTTATGCAGGCCTGGGGTGCTGTGGTGGTGCCCAGTCCCAGCAACGAAACCGAAGCTGGACGCCGCGTGCTGGCTGAACATCCGAACAGCACTGGTAGCCTGGGCATTGCAATTAGCGAAGCTGTCGAAGAAGCTGCGTCACGAAGCGATACGAAGTATGCCTTAGGAAGCGTGTTAAACCATGTGCTCTTGCACCAGACCGTTATCGGTCAGGAAGTCATTCGCCAGCTAGAACGGGCAGGGGCTGACTGGCCCGACGTTATTGTCGGTTGTGTAGGAGGGGGAAGCAACTTTGCCGGATTTGCCTTTCCGTTTTTGGCCGAGCGCGTGCGTACTGGACGAAAAACCCGTATTGTGGCTATCGAGCCAGCGGCCGCCCCTTCTCTCACCAAAGGTGTCTATACCTATGACTTTGGCGACACAGCCCGGTTGACGCCCCTAGTGAAGATGTACACGCTTGGCCACGACTTTATCCCAGCGCCCATTCATGCAGGCGGACTGCGCTACCACGGCATGAGCCCACAAGTGAGCGCATTGTATGCGGCTGGACTCATCGAAGCCCGTAGCGTGCCGCAGAATCCTGTATTTGCCGCAGCACTAAGCTTTGCGCGCAGTGAAGGAATCGTGCCCGCACCAGAAGCCGGTCACGCCGTCTGGGGCGCTATGCAAGAAGCCTTAGCTGCTCGGGAGGCAGGAGAGGCACGTACAATTGTGTTCAATCTCTGTGGTCATGGACACTTTGACCTAAGCGCCTACGAGGCTTTCTTGTCTGGTAAGCTGGAAGACTTCGAGTATCCCGAAGAAGCTGTACGCAAAAGCCTCGAAGCCCTCCCTCAGATATAG
- a CDS encoding phosphohydrolase, translated as METSPAPTQSEAAQASRFPDWKNVSAKQIELDRALLERSEGRVHALLTQLLVDRTLHHYLSYANAVSVRRLGYNDHGPVHARIVTYNALKIVRLLHEGGILTSLEAEEIGTFEDAQVAVALAAFLHDAGMGITREGHEQWGLALIDPFVQHYLAQVYADGDPMRAVLRALVHECIVGHMGNVRIHSVEAGVVLVADGTDMSHGRSRIPQMINRDPMIGDIHRYSASAITRVHIGPGERKPVRIAAYMEHVTGLFQVEEVLMHKVKASPIMQHLEICAYVGSDPPRFYLR; from the coding sequence ATGGAAACTTCTCCTGCACCCACTCAGAGCGAAGCTGCTCAGGCATCGCGCTTTCCGGACTGGAAAAACGTGAGTGCTAAACAGATTGAGCTGGATCGTGCACTGCTAGAGCGCAGTGAGGGTCGTGTGCATGCCCTGCTGACGCAGCTTTTGGTCGACCGTACGCTGCACCACTACCTGAGCTATGCCAACGCCGTTTCAGTGCGACGGCTGGGTTATAACGATCACGGCCCGGTGCATGCCCGCATTGTCACCTACAATGCCCTGAAGATTGTGCGCTTGTTGCACGAAGGGGGCATTCTCACCTCGCTTGAGGCCGAAGAGATTGGCACATTTGAAGATGCCCAGGTGGCCGTGGCCTTGGCTGCTTTTCTGCACGACGCAGGTATGGGCATTACCCGCGAAGGCCATGAGCAGTGGGGGTTGGCCTTAATCGATCCCTTTGTACAGCACTACTTGGCTCAAGTATATGCCGATGGCGATCCAATGCGGGCTGTTTTGCGGGCGCTGGTGCACGAATGCATCGTAGGTCATATGGGCAATGTTCGCATCCACTCAGTAGAAGCGGGCGTTGTGCTGGTGGCCGATGGCACGGATATGAGCCACGGCCGCTCGCGAATCCCACAGATGATCAACCGCGACCCCATGATCGGCGACATTCACCGCTACTCGGCGAGTGCCATCACGCGCGTGCACATCGGCCCAGGTGAGCGCAAGCCGGTGCGTATCGCTGCCTACATGGAACATGTGACGGGACTGTTCCAGGTCGAGGAGGTGCTCATGCATAAGGTTAAAGCCTCACCTATCATGCAACACTTGGAAATTTGCGCTTACGTAGGCAGCGACCCGCCCCGTTTTTATCTGCGCTAA